From Demequina lutea, a single genomic window includes:
- a CDS encoding ROK family transcriptional regulator, with the protein MLDVTHGDTHGDTLGDTAGIDLFQILRDGRPRTRSELASLTGLARSTVASRVESLVRLGLVRPVGDAVSTGGRPSSQFALNASGRVVLGVDVGASHVRIAVTDLSGKILAQDSVAMEVAEGPAAVLAWVATAGRELLKKANAASTDLLGIGVGLPGPVEHATGLPIDPPIMPGWDRYDVPQNLGEQFGVPVLVDNDVNIMALGERAASWPHIDHFIFVKVATGIGSGVISGGLLQRGAQGIAGDIGHVYVPQGDDVPCRCGNKGCLEALAAGPAIARTLRAAGLDVESSADVIALVKAGNTDAIRAVREAGRTIGQVLTACVSIINPAVIVLGGSIAQAGEHLLAGAREVVYARSMPLATGQLQISNSRAGANAGVLGASMLAIHHALSPERVDALLASTAR; encoded by the coding sequence ATGCTCGACGTAACTCATGGCGACACTCATGGCGACACTCTTGGCGACACTGCAGGCATAGACCTCTTCCAGATACTGCGTGACGGCCGGCCGCGCACGCGAAGCGAACTCGCATCGCTCACGGGTCTTGCGCGCTCTACTGTCGCCTCGCGCGTCGAGTCACTCGTGAGACTCGGCCTCGTGCGCCCCGTGGGCGATGCGGTGTCGACCGGAGGCCGACCCTCCAGCCAATTCGCGCTCAACGCGTCCGGTCGAGTCGTTCTCGGCGTCGACGTCGGTGCATCCCATGTGCGCATCGCGGTCACGGACCTGAGCGGCAAGATACTGGCTCAAGATAGCGTCGCCATGGAGGTGGCAGAGGGGCCCGCCGCGGTTCTCGCATGGGTGGCGACCGCGGGGCGGGAGCTGCTCAAGAAGGCGAACGCGGCATCGACCGACTTGCTCGGGATTGGCGTGGGCCTGCCCGGCCCTGTGGAGCACGCCACCGGGCTACCGATCGACCCGCCGATCATGCCCGGTTGGGACCGATATGACGTGCCGCAAAACCTCGGCGAGCAGTTCGGCGTACCCGTGCTCGTGGACAACGACGTCAACATCATGGCGCTCGGAGAGCGCGCGGCGTCGTGGCCTCACATCGACCACTTCATCTTCGTCAAGGTCGCGACGGGCATCGGCTCGGGCGTGATCTCTGGGGGTCTTCTCCAGCGTGGCGCTCAGGGAATCGCCGGCGACATTGGCCACGTATACGTGCCGCAGGGCGACGACGTGCCATGCCGCTGCGGCAACAAGGGTTGCCTCGAGGCGCTCGCCGCGGGTCCCGCAATCGCGCGCACACTGCGTGCCGCCGGACTCGACGTCGAGTCGAGTGCCGACGTCATTGCCCTCGTGAAGGCGGGTAACACGGATGCAATCCGGGCGGTACGCGAGGCGGGTCGCACCATCGGCCAGGTTCTCACCGCGTGCGTCAGCATCATCAACCCAGCCGTGATCGTCCTCGGCGGTTCCATTGCTCAAGCAGGCGAACATCTGCTGGCGGGCGCACGCGAAGTCGTCTATGCGCGCTCCATGCCGCTCGCGACGGGCCAACTACAGATTTCCAACTCTCGAGCGGGAGCCAACGCCGGCGTTCTGGGGGCGAGCATGCTCGCCATTCACCACGCACTCTCCCCCGAGCGGGTCGACGCGTTGTTGGCGTCGACCGCCCGGTAG
- a CDS encoding sugar phosphate isomerase/epimerase family protein, translating into MARPITLFTGQWADLPLEEVAKLASGWGYDGLELACWGDHLDPWRWDDEDYVQSKLDLLAKYNLKCWAISNHLKGQAVCDEIDQRHRDMVSDKVWGDGDPEGVRQRAAEEMKNTARLAAKLGVKTVVGFTGSSIWKYFAMFPPVGQDVIDAGYKDFADRWNPILDVYDEVGVRFAHEIHPSEIAYDYWTMVRTLEAIGHREAFGINWDPSHMVWQDIDPVALLWDFRDRIYHVDCKDTRKRMTNGRNGRLGSHLPWADPRRGWDFISTGHGDVPWEDAFRMLNQIGYEGPLSVEWEDAGMDRLLGAPEGLEFVRRLAFDAPDAAFDAAFSSRE; encoded by the coding sequence ATGGCGCGACCGATTACTTTGTTCACCGGCCAATGGGCCGACCTGCCGCTCGAGGAGGTGGCGAAGCTCGCCTCCGGATGGGGCTATGACGGCCTCGAGCTCGCTTGTTGGGGCGATCACCTTGACCCCTGGCGGTGGGACGACGAGGACTACGTGCAGAGCAAGCTTGACTTGCTCGCGAAGTACAACCTCAAGTGTTGGGCGATCTCCAATCACCTCAAGGGCCAGGCAGTTTGCGACGAGATCGATCAGCGGCACCGCGACATGGTTTCGGACAAGGTGTGGGGCGACGGTGATCCCGAGGGCGTGCGCCAGCGCGCGGCCGAGGAGATGAAGAACACGGCACGCTTGGCCGCAAAGTTGGGGGTGAAGACGGTGGTGGGCTTCACCGGCTCGTCCATCTGGAAGTACTTTGCGATGTTCCCGCCCGTGGGCCAGGACGTCATCGATGCGGGATACAAGGACTTCGCAGACCGCTGGAACCCGATTCTGGATGTCTACGACGAGGTGGGTGTGCGCTTCGCACACGAAATCCACCCTAGTGAGATCGCCTACGACTACTGGACCATGGTGCGCACACTCGAAGCGATCGGGCACCGCGAGGCGTTTGGTATCAACTGGGACCCGAGCCACATGGTGTGGCAGGACATCGATCCGGTGGCGCTGCTGTGGGACTTCAGGGACCGGATTTATCACGTGGACTGCAAGGACACCCGCAAGCGCATGACGAATGGCCGCAACGGGCGCCTGGGTTCGCACCTTCCCTGGGCCGACCCGCGCCGCGGTTGGGACTTCATCTCCACCGGTCACGGTGACGTGCCGTGGGAGGACGCGTTCCGGATGCTCAACCAGATCGGCTACGAGGGTCCTCTATCGGTCGAGTGGGAGGACGCGGGCATGGACCGCCTCTTGGGAGCGCCGGAAGGCTTGGAGTTCGTGCGTCGACTCGCGTTTGATGCACCCGATGCCGCCTTCGACGCGGCGTTCAGTTCGCGCGAATAG
- a CDS encoding Gfo/Idh/MocA family protein → MSAPLRVAMIGNGFMGAAHSQAWRVAPRFFDLDREPEMAVIVGRDEQKNAHLAEHWGWQEAASDWREVIARDDIDIVDIVTPGHTHAEIAIAALDAGRHVLCEKPLANSVDEAEAMSRAADRAGKAGTFAMVGFTYRRVPAAAFARQLVREGFVGKVRHVRADYLQDWLVDAESPLTWRLDKSKAGSGALGDIGAHAIDLAQFITGENLTRVSGTLETFVTERPIVGERQGLSGTASDERGQVTVDDCALFMASLSGGGLGTFTATRFATGRKNALRVEISGDKGAIAFDLEDMNSLSLYDATAPADRQGFTKVLVTDPSHPYMAAWWPAGHMLGYEHGFTHQVRDFVTAIAAGEQPTPSFADGWQVQRVLDAVERSAGAGSAWTDTTS, encoded by the coding sequence ATGTCAGCGCCCCTGCGCGTAGCAATGATCGGCAACGGCTTCATGGGAGCCGCACACTCCCAGGCCTGGCGAGTCGCCCCCCGGTTCTTCGACCTCGACCGCGAGCCGGAGATGGCCGTGATCGTGGGCCGCGATGAACAAAAGAACGCCCATCTCGCCGAGCATTGGGGCTGGCAAGAGGCGGCTTCGGATTGGCGCGAAGTTATCGCGCGCGATGACATCGACATCGTCGACATCGTGACCCCAGGTCACACCCATGCTGAGATTGCGATTGCGGCTCTCGACGCGGGCAGGCATGTGCTGTGTGAGAAGCCACTTGCCAACTCGGTGGATGAGGCCGAGGCGATGTCGCGTGCCGCGGATCGCGCTGGTAAAGCCGGCACCTTCGCGATGGTCGGCTTCACTTATCGACGTGTGCCCGCCGCGGCTTTCGCGCGGCAGCTCGTGCGCGAGGGCTTCGTTGGCAAGGTGCGACACGTCCGCGCCGATTACCTCCAAGATTGGCTCGTTGACGCCGAGTCGCCCCTCACGTGGCGGTTGGACAAGTCGAAGGCGGGCTCCGGCGCTTTGGGAGACATCGGCGCCCATGCCATCGACCTCGCACAGTTCATCACCGGCGAGAACCTGACTCGAGTCAGCGGAACGCTTGAGACCTTCGTGACAGAGCGACCCATTGTCGGAGAGCGTCAGGGCCTGTCGGGCACGGCCTCGGACGAGCGCGGGCAGGTCACGGTAGACGACTGTGCGCTATTTATGGCGAGTTTGTCGGGCGGGGGTCTTGGCACGTTCACGGCGACGCGTTTCGCGACCGGCAGGAAGAACGCGCTGCGGGTCGAGATTTCGGGGGACAAGGGCGCTATCGCGTTTGACCTCGAAGACATGAACAGTCTTAGTCTCTACGACGCGACCGCCCCCGCCGATCGGCAGGGCTTTACTAAGGTCTTGGTGACAGATCCGTCCCATCCCTACATGGCCGCGTGGTGGCCCGCGGGGCACATGCTGGGTTACGAGCACGGGTTCACTCACCAGGTGCGCGACTTCGTCACGGCGATCGCCGCGGGCGAGCAGCCCACGCCATCGTTCGCCGACGGGTGGCAGGTCCAGCGCGTACTCGACGCCGTCGAGCGCAGTGCAGGAGCCGGCAGCGCGTGGACTGACACGACATCCTAA
- a CDS encoding substrate-binding domain-containing protein, whose amino-acid sequence MTASRTMRMRTIAAASAAAVIALLAGCSSDGGGTGGTAAAGVDNAAAGDKVVIGFSGPAADHGWLGAINSAAIAEAKKYGDVELRVAEGTNDANLQISQVETFINDKVDVIVLLPTDGAALTEAAIKAMKAGIPVINVDREFSSTAAARVTILGDNYGMGVSAGTYICNKLAGQSDAVVAEIAGIDSLPLTQDRSRGFADALSDCGLKVNARVAADFTIAGGQAVTAQLLSANPKIDAIWNHDDDQGIGVLAAIDEAGRSEFFMVGGAGSLNAMKSIKAGDTVLEATVIYPSTQAADGIALARLLAQNKNMGDLASSGIPNRIVLNAPVVTKDNVDEYLPIGFAS is encoded by the coding sequence ATGACCGCATCCCGCACCATGCGAATGCGAACAATTGCGGCGGCCAGTGCCGCTGCTGTCATCGCGCTGCTGGCAGGATGCAGCTCCGATGGCGGAGGTACCGGCGGAACTGCAGCTGCTGGCGTCGACAACGCCGCTGCCGGCGACAAAGTCGTCATCGGTTTTTCGGGGCCCGCGGCCGACCACGGTTGGCTCGGCGCGATCAACTCAGCGGCCATCGCCGAGGCGAAGAAGTACGGCGACGTGGAGTTGCGGGTCGCCGAGGGCACGAACGACGCCAACTTGCAGATCAGCCAGGTCGAGACCTTTATCAACGACAAGGTTGACGTGATCGTGCTGCTGCCGACCGACGGCGCCGCTCTGACCGAGGCCGCCATCAAGGCGATGAAAGCGGGCATTCCGGTCATCAACGTCGACCGCGAGTTCTCGTCCACCGCCGCGGCACGCGTCACCATCCTCGGCGACAACTACGGAATGGGCGTGAGCGCGGGTACCTACATTTGCAACAAGCTCGCCGGACAGTCCGACGCCGTCGTTGCAGAGATCGCGGGCATCGACTCGCTGCCGCTGACGCAGGACCGCAGCCGCGGCTTCGCCGACGCGCTTTCGGACTGCGGGCTCAAGGTGAACGCTCGTGTGGCCGCGGACTTCACCATCGCGGGTGGCCAGGCGGTCACGGCGCAGTTGCTGTCGGCCAACCCCAAGATCGACGCCATCTGGAACCACGATGACGACCAGGGCATCGGAGTCCTCGCCGCGATCGACGAGGCTGGACGCAGCGAGTTCTTCATGGTGGGTGGCGCGGGTTCGCTTAACGCCATGAAGTCCATCAAGGCGGGTGACACGGTGCTCGAGGCGACCGTTATCTACCCGTCGACTCAGGCCGCAGACGGCATCGCTCTCGCGAGGCTCCTTGCTCAGAACAAGAACATGGGCGATCTCGCATCGTCGGGCATTCCCAACCGCATCGTCCTGAACGCCCCCGTGGTGACCAAGGACAACGTGGACGAGTACCTCCCGATCGGATTCGCGTCCTAG
- a CDS encoding sugar ABC transporter ATP-binding protein, with product MIKADHQTSLLQVRGLTKSFGGTQALKGVDFDVRAGEVHCVLGQNGAGKSTLIKTLSGAHQPDAGEFVWQGRTVTITDPVAALDLGIATMYQELDVVDGLSIADNIFLGHENSAGGVVRGRATNNAARDLMTRLGHGDLSPTREVGTLSAANKQIVAMARALSHDIKLMIMDEPSAVLDSEEVNNLFRVVRELTSQGIAVIYISHRLEEIERVGDRITVLKDGRSQAAGLPARTTPTRQLISLMTGTDMEHVFPPRVAVPDNAPVVLDVSGLAAAGMFSDVTFTVRAGEVVGLAGLVGSGRSEILETIYGERRATAGTVTLAGRQLKSGSVSDAVHAGMGLSPEERKSQGLMLEEPIYRNATLSTFTRFAHGPFLDEPAERAATREQMTALELRPAEPDRITRTLSGGNQQKIMLARWLIHGTKVLLLDEPTRGVDVGARMEIYGLIRRLAAKGTAIVVVSSEIDEVLGLADRVLVISDGGVVAQKATTEIDEHGVLDFVMKGSAA from the coding sequence GTGATCAAAGCCGACCACCAGACGTCATTACTGCAAGTTCGCGGGCTCACCAAGAGTTTCGGCGGCACCCAAGCCCTGAAGGGCGTCGATTTTGACGTGCGCGCAGGGGAGGTTCACTGCGTGCTCGGCCAGAATGGTGCAGGCAAATCGACCCTCATCAAGACCCTCTCGGGCGCACATCAGCCCGACGCAGGGGAGTTTGTGTGGCAGGGACGAACCGTGACGATCACCGACCCCGTGGCCGCTCTCGACCTGGGAATCGCGACGATGTACCAGGAACTCGATGTTGTCGACGGCCTGTCGATAGCAGACAACATCTTCCTGGGCCACGAGAACTCTGCGGGCGGCGTCGTGCGCGGGCGCGCGACCAACAATGCTGCGCGGGACCTTATGACGCGGCTCGGCCACGGCGACCTCTCCCCCACGCGCGAGGTCGGCACCTTGTCCGCGGCCAACAAACAGATCGTGGCGATGGCGCGAGCACTCTCCCACGACATCAAGCTCATGATCATGGACGAGCCAAGTGCCGTGTTGGACTCGGAGGAGGTCAACAACCTCTTCCGCGTGGTACGCGAGCTCACGTCACAAGGCATAGCGGTGATCTACATTTCTCACCGACTCGAAGAGATTGAGCGGGTCGGGGACCGCATCACCGTGCTCAAGGACGGGCGGTCACAGGCCGCAGGGCTGCCGGCACGCACCACGCCAACGCGGCAGCTGATCTCGCTCATGACCGGAACCGACATGGAGCACGTCTTCCCCCCTCGAGTCGCAGTGCCCGACAACGCCCCTGTAGTACTTGACGTGAGCGGCCTCGCCGCAGCGGGAATGTTCAGCGACGTGACCTTCACCGTGCGTGCCGGAGAGGTGGTGGGCCTCGCGGGGCTCGTCGGATCGGGACGGTCCGAGATTCTTGAAACCATTTATGGGGAGCGTCGCGCCACCGCAGGCACTGTCACGCTCGCCGGAAGGCAGCTCAAGTCAGGCTCGGTCAGCGATGCGGTCCATGCCGGCATGGGGCTCTCCCCCGAAGAGCGCAAGAGCCAAGGGCTCATGCTCGAGGAGCCGATCTACCGCAATGCCACGCTGTCCACCTTCACCCGATTCGCGCACGGACCGTTCCTCGATGAACCAGCAGAACGCGCCGCGACCCGCGAACAGATGACGGCGTTGGAGTTGCGGCCGGCCGAGCCCGACCGCATCACCCGGACCCTGTCGGGAGGTAACCAGCAGAAGATCATGCTCGCGCGCTGGCTGATCCACGGCACCAAGGTGCTATTGCTGGACGAGCCCACTCGCGGCGTCGACGTAGGCGCCCGCATGGAGATTTACGGGTTGATTCGCCGACTCGCGGCCAAGGGCACGGCGATCGTCGTGGTCTCGAGCGAGATCGACGAAGTCCTGGGCCTTGCCGATCGTGTGCTGGTCATCTCCGACGGCGGAGTCGTCGCCCAAAAGGCAACCACAGAAATCGACGAGCACGGCGTGCTCGACTTTGTCATGAAGGGAAGTGCCGCGTGA
- a CDS encoding ABC transporter permease produces the protein MSEPTITNTADATQADDAAASHNPAKRIFASPAGRSIGLMIALLLLVVVGAITAGDNFMNVNNLLVILRSASVIGVVSIGVTFVITAGGIDLSVGSVLGLASVLASLGAIQTAASGFWPLMVFVAVAGGILAGLVNGLIIAYGNVVAFMATLAMLVGARGVAELVSQRHTQIVDNKGFLDFFRADLLGISWVVWIFAIVAVLAWFLLNRTTFGRRTVAIGGNATAARLAGVNVKRHTVYLYMLSGATAGIAATMLLSRTTAGTSTHGQLYELDAIAAVVVGGTLLVGGRGTIGGTVLGVLLFQTLTNVFIQNNLSTSVQLVAKGIIIVAAVLLQQRFANRDRGSAKAAPGGHTA, from the coding sequence GTGAGCGAGCCGACCATCACCAACACGGCCGACGCCACCCAGGCGGATGACGCGGCAGCCAGCCACAACCCTGCGAAGCGCATTTTTGCAAGCCCGGCCGGGCGCAGCATCGGGCTCATGATCGCCCTGCTGCTGCTCGTGGTCGTGGGCGCGATCACCGCGGGCGACAACTTCATGAACGTCAACAACTTGCTGGTGATACTGCGGTCCGCGTCCGTGATCGGCGTGGTCTCCATCGGAGTGACGTTCGTGATCACCGCAGGAGGAATCGACCTGTCGGTCGGTTCGGTGCTCGGCCTCGCCTCAGTTCTCGCAAGCCTTGGCGCGATTCAGACGGCAGCATCCGGCTTCTGGCCGCTCATGGTCTTCGTCGCCGTCGCGGGAGGGATCCTCGCCGGGCTCGTCAACGGACTGATCATCGCCTACGGCAATGTTGTCGCGTTCATGGCAACTCTCGCGATGCTTGTCGGGGCGCGCGGGGTTGCGGAACTCGTTTCCCAGCGCCACACCCAGATCGTCGACAACAAGGGCTTCCTCGACTTCTTCCGTGCAGACCTACTCGGCATCTCGTGGGTGGTGTGGATCTTCGCCATCGTGGCGGTGCTCGCGTGGTTCCTTCTCAACCGCACTACCTTTGGCCGACGCACGGTCGCGATCGGCGGCAACGCCACGGCCGCCCGACTCGCAGGTGTCAACGTCAAGCGCCACACGGTGTACCTGTACATGCTGTCGGGCGCGACCGCCGGCATAGCGGCGACGATGCTGCTCTCGCGCACCACTGCGGGCACATCAACGCACGGCCAGCTCTATGAGTTGGATGCCATTGCCGCCGTCGTGGTGGGTGGCACGCTACTCGTGGGCGGCCGCGGAACGATCGGTGGAACGGTTCTCGGTGTCCTGTTGTTCCAGACCCTGACCAACGTGTTCATCCAGAACAATCTGTCGACCTCGGTGCAACTCGTCGCCAAGGGCATCATCATTGTCGCCGCAGTATTACTCCAGCAACGCTTTGCTAACCGCGACCGCGGGAGCGCAAAAGCCGCGCCGGGAGGCCACACCGCCTAG
- a CDS encoding glycoside hydrolase family 35 protein yields the protein MSIASFEVGEHDFLLDGAPHQIRSGAIHYFRVHPSLWEDRIRQARLMGLNAIETYVAWNVHEPDEGAWGFDGNRDLGAFLDAIAAQGMHAIVRPGPYICAEWDNGGLPGWLTAIPDIALRCSDARYLEAVEGYLERVLEHVVPRQVPRGGPVLMVQVENEYGAYGNDKVYLRSLVSTMRRCGLDTPLFTCDQANDEMLERGGLPELLHTATFGSGAEERLAVLRRHQPTGPLMCVEFWNGWFDNVGEAHHVASADRNGSDIEYFMASGASFNLYMFHGGTNQALWNGANDRGYYRPVVTSYDYDAPLAEDGTVTDKWWALRDVIERHVTVPQLTGADVPAERALAPRAEVCFHAAASFDSMIDAEDGEWVASDTPPTFDDAGLWQGLGLYRADLPADAGVLAVGEIRDRAWVRLDGEPIAEFDRASRKNSAPVPRRGGRLDVLVESRGRVNYGPRLGEPKGIVGGVRTARGELRGWRFLPLSLASIEGRIAVVVREQRDADGPIAGPVVVFGSFELDQAADAFLSVAGWGCGWVWINGAMIGRYTREGPARTLYIPAPLLRAGRNEVTVLELASSDGGSMSLVGAPDLGPTDS from the coding sequence GTGTCGATCGCTAGCTTCGAAGTCGGAGAGCACGACTTTCTCCTCGATGGCGCGCCCCACCAGATTCGCTCGGGAGCCATCCACTACTTCCGGGTGCACCCGTCCCTGTGGGAGGACCGCATCCGGCAGGCACGGCTCATGGGGCTCAACGCCATCGAGACGTACGTCGCATGGAACGTTCATGAGCCCGACGAGGGCGCGTGGGGGTTTGATGGCAACCGCGACCTCGGAGCCTTCCTCGACGCGATAGCGGCACAGGGGATGCACGCCATCGTGCGTCCGGGGCCATACATTTGCGCCGAGTGGGACAACGGCGGTCTTCCAGGGTGGCTCACGGCGATACCCGACATCGCGTTGCGATGCAGTGATGCCCGCTACTTGGAGGCGGTCGAGGGGTATCTCGAGCGGGTGCTCGAGCACGTGGTGCCTCGACAGGTTCCTCGGGGAGGCCCCGTGCTCATGGTTCAGGTCGAGAATGAGTACGGCGCGTACGGCAACGACAAGGTGTACTTGCGATCCCTCGTGTCGACGATGCGGCGTTGCGGGCTGGACACTCCGCTGTTCACTTGCGACCAGGCCAACGACGAGATGCTCGAGCGAGGCGGTCTTCCCGAGTTGCTGCATACTGCGACATTCGGCTCTGGGGCCGAGGAGCGGCTCGCGGTGTTGCGGCGCCATCAGCCGACGGGTCCGCTCATGTGCGTGGAGTTCTGGAACGGTTGGTTCGACAATGTGGGCGAGGCGCATCATGTTGCCTCCGCCGACCGCAATGGGTCGGACATCGAGTACTTCATGGCAAGCGGTGCATCGTTCAATCTGTACATGTTTCACGGCGGCACCAATCAGGCGCTGTGGAACGGTGCAAACGACAGGGGCTACTACCGACCGGTCGTCACCTCGTATGACTACGACGCGCCGCTGGCCGAGGACGGAACTGTCACGGACAAGTGGTGGGCGCTACGGGACGTGATCGAGCGGCACGTCACCGTGCCGCAACTGACAGGGGCCGATGTCCCCGCCGAGCGTGCCCTTGCTCCGCGGGCCGAGGTCTGCTTTCACGCTGCCGCTAGCTTCGATTCGATGATAGACGCGGAGGATGGCGAGTGGGTCGCGTCGGACACTCCTCCCACGTTCGACGACGCGGGCTTGTGGCAGGGCTTGGGGCTCTATCGAGCCGACTTGCCTGCCGATGCCGGGGTTCTTGCCGTGGGCGAGATCCGTGACCGCGCTTGGGTACGCCTTGACGGGGAACCGATCGCGGAGTTTGACCGTGCCTCGCGGAAGAACTCGGCGCCCGTCCCTCGACGGGGCGGACGGCTCGACGTGCTCGTCGAGAGTCGTGGCCGCGTGAACTATGGCCCGCGGCTTGGCGAGCCCAAGGGCATCGTCGGCGGCGTCCGGACCGCGCGAGGAGAACTACGAGGATGGCGGTTCTTGCCGCTGAGTCTCGCGTCGATCGAAGGGCGTATCGCGGTGGTGGTTCGCGAGCAACGTGACGCTGACGGGCCGATCGCTGGCCCCGTGGTCGTCTTTGGCTCGTTCGAACTCGACCAAGCGGCGGATGCCTTCTTGTCCGTTGCCGGATGGGGCTGTGGCTGGGTGTGGATCAATGGGGCAATGATTGGTCGGTACACCCGCGAGGGACCGGCCCGCACCCTGTACATTCCAGCGCCTTTGCTGAGGGCGGGTCGCAACGAGGTGACAGTCCTCGAACTCGCGTCCTCGGACGGGGGTTCGATGTCCCTCGTCGGCGCGCCCGACTTGGGTCCCACCGACTCCTGA
- a CDS encoding sugar kinase, which translates to MTEQAPRPVIDVRPAAACRYDAVSLGEVMLRLDPGEGRIRTAREFHAWEGGGEYNVARGLSRAFGYRTAVITALADNEIGRLIEGLILAGGVDASHVVWKEYDGIGRATRNGLNFTERGFGVRGAVGVSDRGHTAASQLAAGEVDWDHLFGELGVRWLHTGGIFAALSETSAETVIAAVTAAHRHGTVVSYDLNYRPSLWKSIGGKDRAQEVNRAIAPHVDVMIGNEEDFTASLGFEVTGVDDSLAELDISGFAAMIDDAAASYPNFKVIATTLRAVHSATVNDWGAIAWSRDSGLARATQRDSLEILDRVGGGDSFASGLIHGLLEGESLDAAVNYGAAHGALAMTTPGDTTMATKAEVHKLASGGGARVDR; encoded by the coding sequence ATGACCGAACAGGCGCCCAGGCCCGTGATTGACGTCCGTCCTGCAGCGGCGTGCCGATACGACGCGGTTTCCCTGGGAGAGGTCATGCTCCGCCTCGATCCCGGCGAGGGTCGCATTCGCACCGCGCGCGAATTTCACGCGTGGGAGGGTGGCGGGGAGTACAACGTGGCACGCGGGCTGTCGCGCGCATTTGGGTATCGCACTGCGGTGATCACCGCGCTCGCCGACAACGAGATCGGGCGACTCATCGAGGGGCTCATCCTTGCTGGCGGCGTCGACGCCTCGCACGTGGTGTGGAAGGAATACGACGGCATCGGGCGCGCGACCAGGAACGGGCTGAACTTCACCGAGCGCGGGTTTGGCGTGCGCGGCGCCGTGGGGGTATCCGATCGCGGCCACACCGCGGCCTCGCAACTCGCGGCGGGCGAAGTGGACTGGGATCACCTGTTCGGCGAGCTCGGTGTGCGCTGGTTGCACACGGGCGGCATCTTCGCGGCGCTCTCGGAGACGTCCGCCGAGACGGTGATCGCCGCCGTGACCGCGGCGCATCGTCACGGAACCGTGGTGTCCTATGACCTCAACTACCGGCCGAGCCTGTGGAAGTCCATCGGCGGCAAGGACCGCGCTCAGGAGGTGAATCGGGCGATCGCGCCGCACGTCGACGTCATGATCGGCAACGAGGAGGACTTCACCGCGTCGCTCGGTTTCGAGGTGACGGGCGTCGATGACTCGCTTGCCGAGCTGGACATTTCCGGATTCGCGGCGATGATCGACGATGCGGCGGCCTCATATCCGAACTTCAAGGTCATCGCGACGACGTTGCGCGCCGTGCACTCCGCCACCGTCAATGACTGGGGCGCGATCGCATGGTCGCGGGACTCGGGCCTTGCCCGTGCCACTCAGCGCGACTCGCTCGAAATTCTCGACCGCGTCGGAGGCGGCGACTCCTTCGCATCGGGACTCATTCATGGGCTTCTCGAAGGGGAGAGCCTCGATGCCGCGGTGAACTACGGTGCGGCGCATGGTGCGCTCGCGATGACCACGCCGGGCGACACCACGATGGCCACCAAGGCCGAGGTTCACAAGCTTGCGAGCGGTGGAGGTGCCCGTGTCGATCGCTAG
- the eda gene encoding bifunctional 4-hydroxy-2-oxoglutarate aldolase/2-dehydro-3-deoxy-phosphogluconate aldolase, whose translation MTTEVLDRLAHHRLVPVVVLDDASRADGLAGALVNGGLPVAEVTFRTAAAEESIRIMAARGDVLVGAGTVLTVEQVTLAVRAGASYVVSPGLSRAVVERCGELGVAVLPGAVTATEVQAALELGISVVKFFPAGTSGGAKAIAALAAPFGDVSFVPTGGIGPANLHEYLALSCVRAVGGSWMVPRGLVAAGDWKQVQALVADAVALAAHEGDSR comes from the coding sequence ATGACAACGGAAGTTCTCGACAGGCTCGCCCACCATCGGCTCGTGCCGGTGGTGGTGCTCGACGACGCCTCCCGCGCGGACGGCCTCGCGGGTGCGCTAGTCAACGGGGGACTTCCCGTCGCGGAGGTGACGTTCAGAACGGCGGCCGCCGAGGAGTCGATTCGCATCATGGCAGCACGCGGTGACGTGCTGGTGGGCGCGGGAACCGTGCTCACCGTCGAGCAGGTGACCCTGGCGGTCCGAGCGGGCGCGAGCTACGTGGTCTCACCAGGGCTTTCGCGCGCGGTTGTCGAGCGATGCGGCGAACTGGGCGTGGCGGTGCTTCCGGGGGCGGTGACGGCAACCGAGGTGCAGGCGGCGCTCGAACTGGGCATCTCCGTAGTGAAGTTCTTCCCCGCGGGGACCTCGGGCGGCGCCAAGGCGATCGCCGCGCTCGCGGCCCCCTTCGGAGACGTCTCGTTCGTCCCTACTGGCGGCATCGGGCCAGCGAATCTACACGAGTACCTGGCACTTTCGTGCGTGCGTGCCGTGGGCGGTTCGTGGATGGTTCCGAGGGGCTTGGTCGCGGCCGGCGACTGGAAACAGGTGCAGGCATTGGTCGCCGATGCCGTCGCATTGGCTGCACACGAGGGAGACTCGCGATGA